In Marinobacter salinisoli, the DNA window GAATCAATCGGTCGGAATCGCTGTCATCTGCGATCAGAATTTTCAGCGGCCGCTGATCGGCGATGGATGCTTCCACTTTACCCCCGTGGAGGTTCACCCATCAGCGGATGGCGAACAACTGCTCGAAATTGGATATGGAGAGGATGCGACGCACGTCGCTGTTGCAGTTCTCGATGGAGATCTTGGCGCTGTCCCCGCCGGCGTAGTCTCGCAGCAGCAGCAACATGCCCAACGCGGAGCTGTCCAGGTAGGTGGTTTCAGACAGGTCGACGACATAGTGGTCGACCAGGTTGTCGCAATGCTCGTAGGCATCCCGAAAGGCCTGATGGGTACTGAAATCAAAGCGCCCGTCAATACTGATAACCAAGGTCTGGCTATCCTCCAGGTGACGCGTCTCAATCGGCATTCCGAAACCTCCGTAAACTCCTTTTGGCGCACACACCTAACCTGCGTGCAATCTGTTCAGGAGTAAGAATAGCGCAAGCGAACTGAATTGCATGCGCAGGGGATTACATCACAGAAACCTTCAGCGCTTTCTCCAGGCATATGCCCGACCGGCCGCTTCGTCTGCCTGTTTCTGCTCTCGCAGGTCCAGCTCACGCCGTTCTTGCTCACGACAGGTTTCGATGTATTTCTCCATGCCGCGCCGTCGCTCCCAGGCCTTCTGCCACTCTAGCCGGCGCTCGTCAAACCCGCGCTCGGCCTGATCGAGCTGCGCCTGCTGCTGAACGATGACCTGATCCAACTGGGCAATAAATGCCTGCCATGCCTGCAGCCTTGCCACGGGCACAACGCCCTGCTGACCGCCCCGGATCTGGTCCCGATACTCTTGCTGATAGCGGCTAAGATTATTCACCTGTTCCCGCTGCTGGTCCAACAGTTTCTTCGCCTCGGTCATGCGCTCGAGCGCTTCCTGTTCCTTGCGCTCTTCCAGGGTGAGCACCACCTTCAAACGCTGGGACCGGGCCACCATCAGTCAGAGCTTCCGGGCTGGCTTCCCATGGGCTGGGGCGCAGCACTTTTCAG includes these proteins:
- the fliJ gene encoding flagellar export protein FliJ, with the protein product MARSQRLKVVLTLEERKEQEALERMTEAKKLLDQQREQVNNLSRYQQEYRDQIRGGQQGVVPVARLQAWQAFIAQLDQVIVQQQAQLDQAERGFDERRLEWQKAWERRRGMEKYIETCREQERRELDLREQKQADEAAGRAYAWRKR
- a CDS encoding STAS domain-containing protein, coding for MPIETRHLEDSQTLVISIDGRFDFSTHQAFRDAYEHCDNLVDHYVVDLSETTYLDSSALGMLLLLRDYAGGDSAKISIENCNSDVRRILSISNFEQLFAIR